From Achromobacter spanius, a single genomic window includes:
- a CDS encoding helix-turn-helix transcriptional regulator has protein sequence MTEPAIPSRLDRTRADLADFLRLRRERLSPADLGLPPGRRRRTPGLRREEVAALAGVGLAWYTWFEQGRNISVSAAFLENLARVLRLDDAERRHLYLLAHQRPPAETGRTWCTVPAQVRRLMDDLPARPAYILNLRWDVVVWNAAADKVFNFSGQAPGRRNLLWMLFVDPAMRERFVNWTAQAPRMLSSFRRDFASAAGVSDIAELVDELERVSPDFQAWWREHDVHGTCMGLRTLHVESLGDIAFEHATLSVDESRHLRLVVYAPAPDEPRAVDFAQWVQGDGGAPRGATE, from the coding sequence ATGACTGAACCCGCTATCCCCAGCCGTCTGGACCGCACTCGCGCTGATCTGGCCGATTTTCTGCGGCTGCGCCGCGAACGGCTCAGTCCCGCCGACCTTGGGCTGCCACCCGGACGCCGCCGCCGCACGCCCGGCCTGCGCCGCGAGGAAGTGGCGGCGCTGGCCGGCGTTGGACTGGCCTGGTACACGTGGTTTGAACAGGGCCGCAACATCAGCGTGTCGGCTGCCTTTCTGGAAAACCTGGCCCGCGTGTTGCGGCTGGACGACGCCGAGCGCCGTCATCTGTATCTGCTGGCGCACCAGCGCCCACCAGCCGAGACCGGCCGCACGTGGTGCACCGTGCCCGCGCAGGTCCGCCGCCTGATGGATGACCTGCCCGCGCGCCCCGCCTACATCCTGAATCTGCGATGGGACGTGGTGGTGTGGAACGCCGCGGCGGACAAGGTGTTCAATTTTTCCGGACAGGCGCCGGGCCGGCGCAACCTGCTCTGGATGCTGTTCGTGGATCCGGCCATGCGCGAACGCTTTGTGAACTGGACGGCGCAGGCGCCGCGCATGCTGTCCTCGTTCCGGCGCGATTTCGCCAGCGCCGCCGGCGTATCCGACATCGCCGAGTTGGTGGATGAACTGGAACGCGTGTCGCCCGATTTCCAAGCGTGGTGGCGCGAGCATGATGTGCATGGCACGTGCATGGGCCTGCGCACGCTGCACGTGGAATCGCTGGGCGATATCGCGTTCGAGCACGCCACCTTGAGCGTCGATGAAAGCCGTCACCTGCGGCTTGTGGTTTATGCGCCCGCGCCGGACGAGCCTCGTGCTGTGGACTTCGCGCAATGGGTACAGGGCGATGGGGGCGCGCCGCGCGGCGCCACGGAATAG